One part of the Solanum dulcamara chromosome 3, daSolDulc1.2, whole genome shotgun sequence genome encodes these proteins:
- the LOC129882834 gene encoding transcription factor BHLH42 isoform X2 — MKVSVRSLRLREQKKKKKKVEERRRRKRERTVVCIPLLDGVVELGSTEKVQEDIGFIHHVKSFFTEPQQPQPPKPALSEHSTSNSFTFSEPYFYSGNIPSSTGVGPVDQDDRIVGEEENGEEEDEDEDRDEDENDEVELDSDSIAIQRGVGAANPIAAEASELMQLDMSEAIRLGSPDDGSNNMDTDFHLDGVSLAGNNTADSFKAETAISWANFQDLQHLPGVPSYDELSQEDTHYSQTVSTVLEHLSNTSSIMGSISHDSAQSAFTLWPIICSPNPSHCRCDDNNGGSGSSSQWLLKSILFTVPFLHSSTNLYQLPEAVSPKSRHVAADDSSAAAPRYRKGCTISSAHQEEPSGSHVLAERRRREKLNERFIILRSLVPFVTKMDKASILGDTIEYVKQLRKKIQDLEATKDADEKSGPVKALPGKGKSRKKTTPAKITESPQMDEEVLQVEVSIIENDALVELRCPYKEGFLLDVMQMLRELKVEVVAIQSSLNTGLLLAELRAKVKENIYGRKASILEVKKSIHQIIPRV; from the exons atgaaggTAAGTGTGAGATCTTTACGTTTGAGagaacagaagaagaagaagaaaaaagtagaagaaagaagaagaagaaagagagaaagg ACTGTCGTTTGTATTCCTCTCTTGGACGGTGTAGTGGAACTGGGAAGtacagaaaag GTTCAAGAAGACATTGGATTCATACATCATGTAAAGAGCTTTTTCACTGAGCCACAACAACCTCAGCCACCAAAGCCAGCTTTATCTGAGCACTCCACCTCCAATTCCTTCACCTTTTCGGAGCCATATTTTTACTCCGGCAATATTCCGTCATCCACCGGTGTTGGTCCGGTGGATCAAGACGATAGAATtgtaggagaagaagaaaatggtGAGGAGGAGGATGAGGACGAGGACAGGGACgaagatgaaaatgatgaagttGAATTAGACTCGGATAGTATAGCAATTCAAAGGGGGGTCGGGGCGGCTAATCCTATAGCGGCTGAGGCTAGTGAGCTCATGCAGCTTGATATGTCTGAAGCTATACGGCTCGGCTCACCGGATGATGGCTCTAATAATATGGACACTGATTTTCATTTAGATGGCGTTAGCCTAGCTGGAAATAATACAGCTGACTCTTTCAAAGCTGAGACTGCAATTAGTTGGGCTAACTTTCAAGACCTTCAACATTTACCAG GTGTCCCTAGTTATGATGAATTATCACAAGAAGATACACATTATTCTCAAACAGTGTCAACCGTTCTTGAACACCTCTCAAACACAAGCTCCATAATGGGCTCTATTTCTCATGATTCAGCCCAATCTGCCTTCACATTATGGCCCATCATTTGTAGCCCAAATCCCTCTCACTGCCGCTGCGACGATAATAACGGCGGCAGTGGAAGCAGCTCCCAGTGGCTTCTCAAAAGCATACTATTCACTGTTCCATTTCTCCACAGTAGTACTAATTTATACCAATTACCTGAAGCTGTTTCTCCAAAGTCACGTCACGTAGCGGCCGATGATTCATCAGCTGCCGCGCCACGATACCGGAAAGGTTGTACGATAAGTAGTGCCCATCAAGAAGAGCCGAGCGGGAGCCATGTACTAGCGGAACGACGTCGTAGAGAGAAGCTGAACGAGCGTTTTATTATTTTAAGGTCTTTAGTACCGTTCGTTACGAAAATGGATAAAGCATCGATACTTGGTGACACCATAGAGTATGTGAAGCAGTTACGTAAGAAAATTCAAGATCTTGAAGCCACCAAAGATGCAG atgaaaagagtGGACCAGTGAAGGCATTGCCGGGAAAGGGTAAGAGTAGAAAGAAGACTACACCGGCAAAGATCACGGAGTCTCCACAGATGGATGAGGAAGTTTTGCAAGTAGAAGTCTCAATTATCGAGAACGATGCACTGGTGGAGCTCCGGTGTCCGTACAAAGAAGGGTTCTTGTTAGATGTAATGCAAATGCTAAGGGAACTTAAAGTGGAAGTTGTAGCAATTCAATCATCTCTTAATACCGGCCTCTTATTGGCTGAGTTAAGAGCTAAG gtaaaagaaaatatatatggaAGGAAAGCAAGCATTTTGGAAGTGAAAAAGTCCATACATCAGATAATCCCTAGAGTTTAA
- the LOC129882834 gene encoding transcription factor BHLH42 isoform X1, giving the protein MMEIIQPSSLQLQNMLQNSVQSVKWTYSLFWQFCPKQGVLVWRDGYYNGAIKTRKTVQPMEVTAEEASLHRSQQLKELYDSLSAGDSNQPAKRPSAALSPEDLTESEWFYLMCVSFSFPPTIGLPGKAYSKKHHIWIMGANEVDSKVFCRAILAKSARIQTVVCIPLLDGVVELGSTEKVQEDIGFIHHVKSFFTEPQQPQPPKPALSEHSTSNSFTFSEPYFYSGNIPSSTGVGPVDQDDRIVGEEENGEEEDEDEDRDEDENDEVELDSDSIAIQRGVGAANPIAAEASELMQLDMSEAIRLGSPDDGSNNMDTDFHLDGVSLAGNNTADSFKAETAISWANFQDLQHLPGVPSYDELSQEDTHYSQTVSTVLEHLSNTSSIMGSISHDSAQSAFTLWPIICSPNPSHCRCDDNNGGSGSSSQWLLKSILFTVPFLHSSTNLYQLPEAVSPKSRHVAADDSSAAAPRYRKGCTISSAHQEEPSGSHVLAERRRREKLNERFIILRSLVPFVTKMDKASILGDTIEYVKQLRKKIQDLEATKDADEKSGPVKALPGKGKSRKKTTPAKITESPQMDEEVLQVEVSIIENDALVELRCPYKEGFLLDVMQMLRELKVEVVAIQSSLNTGLLLAELRAKVKENIYGRKASILEVKKSIHQIIPRV; this is encoded by the exons ATGATGGAGATCATACAGCCTAGTAGCCTGCAGCTACAAAACATGTTGCAAAATTCCGTCCAGTCGGTAAAATGGACTTATAGTCTTTTCTGGCAATTTTGTCCAAAACAAGG GGTGTTAGTGTGGAGAGATGGATATTATAATGGGGCTATAAAGACTAGGAAGACTGTGCAACCAATGGAAGTTACTGCTGAAGAAGCTTCTCTTCATAGAAGCCAACAACTTAAAGAACTTTATGATTCACTTTCTGCCGGCGACTCAAATCAGCCGGCGAAAAGGCCGTCGGCAGCTTTGTCACCGGAGGACTTGACGGAATCCGAGTGGTTTTATCTCATGTGtgtttctttctcttttcctcCAACTATTGG ATTACCAGGCAAGGCTTATTCAAAGAAACATCACATATGGATAATGGGCGCAAATGAGGTTGATAGCAAAGTCTTCTGTAGAGCTATTCTTGCAAAG AGTGCCCGCATACAG ACTGTCGTTTGTATTCCTCTCTTGGACGGTGTAGTGGAACTGGGAAGtacagaaaag GTTCAAGAAGACATTGGATTCATACATCATGTAAAGAGCTTTTTCACTGAGCCACAACAACCTCAGCCACCAAAGCCAGCTTTATCTGAGCACTCCACCTCCAATTCCTTCACCTTTTCGGAGCCATATTTTTACTCCGGCAATATTCCGTCATCCACCGGTGTTGGTCCGGTGGATCAAGACGATAGAATtgtaggagaagaagaaaatggtGAGGAGGAGGATGAGGACGAGGACAGGGACgaagatgaaaatgatgaagttGAATTAGACTCGGATAGTATAGCAATTCAAAGGGGGGTCGGGGCGGCTAATCCTATAGCGGCTGAGGCTAGTGAGCTCATGCAGCTTGATATGTCTGAAGCTATACGGCTCGGCTCACCGGATGATGGCTCTAATAATATGGACACTGATTTTCATTTAGATGGCGTTAGCCTAGCTGGAAATAATACAGCTGACTCTTTCAAAGCTGAGACTGCAATTAGTTGGGCTAACTTTCAAGACCTTCAACATTTACCAG GTGTCCCTAGTTATGATGAATTATCACAAGAAGATACACATTATTCTCAAACAGTGTCAACCGTTCTTGAACACCTCTCAAACACAAGCTCCATAATGGGCTCTATTTCTCATGATTCAGCCCAATCTGCCTTCACATTATGGCCCATCATTTGTAGCCCAAATCCCTCTCACTGCCGCTGCGACGATAATAACGGCGGCAGTGGAAGCAGCTCCCAGTGGCTTCTCAAAAGCATACTATTCACTGTTCCATTTCTCCACAGTAGTACTAATTTATACCAATTACCTGAAGCTGTTTCTCCAAAGTCACGTCACGTAGCGGCCGATGATTCATCAGCTGCCGCGCCACGATACCGGAAAGGTTGTACGATAAGTAGTGCCCATCAAGAAGAGCCGAGCGGGAGCCATGTACTAGCGGAACGACGTCGTAGAGAGAAGCTGAACGAGCGTTTTATTATTTTAAGGTCTTTAGTACCGTTCGTTACGAAAATGGATAAAGCATCGATACTTGGTGACACCATAGAGTATGTGAAGCAGTTACGTAAGAAAATTCAAGATCTTGAAGCCACCAAAGATGCAG atgaaaagagtGGACCAGTGAAGGCATTGCCGGGAAAGGGTAAGAGTAGAAAGAAGACTACACCGGCAAAGATCACGGAGTCTCCACAGATGGATGAGGAAGTTTTGCAAGTAGAAGTCTCAATTATCGAGAACGATGCACTGGTGGAGCTCCGGTGTCCGTACAAAGAAGGGTTCTTGTTAGATGTAATGCAAATGCTAAGGGAACTTAAAGTGGAAGTTGTAGCAATTCAATCATCTCTTAATACCGGCCTCTTATTGGCTGAGTTAAGAGCTAAG gtaaaagaaaatatatatggaAGGAAAGCAAGCATTTTGGAAGTGAAAAAGTCCATACATCAGATAATCCCTAGAGTTTAA
- the LOC129883653 gene encoding uncharacterized protein LOC129883653, producing MEDETSRTTNINESTLLIESLDSTPEVEQHSVTVKRKAIESRFVAWPHYDKLIEDGIKKAKCKHCGKVLLADSTKNGISGLNKHLKTCPKNPNKVNTSNSKYKQSNLNFPLEGEMSDGAIWTFDQEVSRRA from the coding sequence ATGGAAGATGAAACAAGTCGAACAACCAATATCAATGAAAGCACACTTCTTATTGAGTCTCTTGATTCAACACCGGAAGTTGAACAACATTCAGTGACTGTGAAGAGGAAAGCTATAGAATCAAGATTTGTTGCTTGGCCGCATTATGATAAGCTCATAGAAGATGGAATTAAGAAAGCGAAGTGCAAGCACTGTGGTAAAGTTCTCTTAGCTGATTCAACTAAAAATGGAATAAGTGGACTGAATAAACATTTGAAAActtgtcctaaaaatccaaataaggttAACACGTCCAATTCTAAATACAAAcaatcaaatttaaactttCCATTAGAAGGTGAAATGAGTGATGGGGCAATTTGGACTTTTGATCAAGAGGTATCTCGGAGGGCTTAG